A window of Oncorhynchus masou masou isolate Uvic2021 chromosome 19, UVic_Omas_1.1, whole genome shotgun sequence genomic DNA:
ACATTTGAAAGCACCGCTCGTCTGGATAATACGGTGAAATGATGGTAAAATCAATCAAATGAAGAGAAGATTGATTTTGACCCATAACCACAATGTGTGAAAATCATCCTTCCAATTGATCCTGTCAGTGCAATCATGTAGATAGGTACAACATGTAGATAGGTACAAAATGTAGATAGGTACAACATGTAGATAGGTACAACATGTACAATGTCTTCAGACAGTATTCAAAATGtgccttttcccacattttgttctgTTGCAAAGTGGGATTAATATGGATTTAGTTTTAATTTtctgtcaacgatctacacaaaatactctgtaatgttttcaaccccctgagtcaatacatgttagaatcaccttcggtagcaattacagctgcacgtctttctggataagtctctaagagctttgcaaacctggattgtacaatatttgcccattattattaaaaaaattattcaagctctgtcaagttgttgGTAGATCATTGCTAGACACCCAGTTTCAGGACTTGCCATAGATTAAATCAAGCAGATTTAAGTGAAAACTGTATATTCGACCACTCAATGTCATCTTagtaagtaactccagtgtatatttggctttgcgttttaggttattgtcctgctaaaaggtgGATTTGTCTCCCGGTGTCTgttgaaagcagactgaaccaggttttcctctgggattttacctgtgcttagctctattccttttctttttatcataaaaactgttttaaagttaccattggcctcatggtgaaatccctgagcggcttCCTTTCTCTccgtcaactgagttaggaaggacgccatATCTCTttgtctaccaataggtgcccttctttgcaaggcattggaaaacctccctctTCATTGTCGTCAAATCTGTGCTGGAAATGTACTGCTCAAATGAGGAACCTGACAGATCAATGCATGGAGTACAGAGATTAGGTAGTTGTTCAAAAACCattagtccatgcaacttattatctgACTTGTTTAGCACATTTTTACTTCTGAAATTATTTAGTCTTGCTATAACAAAATAATTATTTCAGCTTTAGATTTttaaataatttgtaaaaaatgactaaaaacataattccactttgacattttgcAGTATtatgtgtagaccagtgacacaaaatcgaCATTTTAGCcactttaaattcaggctgtagcaacaaaatgtggaaaaagtcaaggggtgtgaatactttctgaaggcactgtagatccgTGTACTGTGTGCATCCAAGCACAAGTACAAATCTTATGGAATCTTAATCAGAAGATGAAGGTATTAACAGACAATTAAAATCCATGGGAAACACTAgtgtaaaataaaacaaaatacacAAGTTTTTTATGCAAAATTTAGCCCAGTCATTTAAAAGCGTCATCATCTATACCAGtgatgtagcctagtggtaaaaTAAATAGGTGGGTAAGCTTTGATTACCTGTGGCAGTGAAAAAAGGTTAAGCTCCCTATACTTTCAAAACATTTTTCTCAAAAGGTGAGTAAACTGTCCACTCCCCCAAAAGCGTGTAAACTGCAATTATTTGTGTTACCCTACACGACTGACTATATAAACAGTACATAACCTCGTCCCCCAACTCATTTGCTACTCCATATAGACAGAGAAAGCAAGCCAGCTGGTGGACAAGATTAATACATAAACCATTGATTTCATGTTGTTTTCATTACAATTTAGGTATTCTTATAAATCCACTTAGGCCTGAAATGCTATTAAGAATTGGCAAATTTGAGTTTTTACAAGACAAAAATGTTTTTACTCCTTGTTCTCATCTTGTACTCTAGTCCagtgctgtctgtgtgttaccaTAACATTATGCTGAGCTCTTCCTATTGGCTGGGAGTCTTTGCTGGCCTCTTCCTGGTTCTGTGGCCTCAGCTCTTTGTCTCTGGTCTCACTGGCCCTCCTATGGTAGCACCCTGTCACTGCTTCTGTGGAAGGATCAACGTACTTCCCGTGTACTTCTGGTACTGCTCTCAGAAGTCTCATGGGGAATCCCAAACCAGCCCCTTCCCCCCTACCAACTCACTGGGAGGGCCCTCCAATGTAATGTGCTGCTGACAAAACTTTGAGGGTGACTTTAAGTGGCAAGGGGATCAAATAAACCCATCAACTTCAGGACACACTCGTGACTTAAATTATGGAATTCATGTTCCACATTTAAATAACAAAACAAGCATGAAATTCAAATCAACAAATTCCCCTTGTCATTTTACAGTAACAGTCAAACATTTAATTTGGGAGATATTTAATTTGTTACATGTGTCAAATCTTGAAATCAGACACAaacaaaaggcacatggcatatatagtgaacaaacatataaacgcaacatgtaacttGCTGGCTCAGTTAAAGTGGCTAATAAGCCCTTACACCTTCAATCCTTTTCACTCCCTTAGCTGTCAGACACGTGTGCATATTGTGGAGGCACGTGTGAACGCGCAAATGGAGGGCTGAGGAATGAGGGGAAGGGACTGATTTGTTATTCAGCCTCAGTCTCAGGAGCACCAACCCCGATTCACTTTTCAACTTATAGCAAACCTATTGCAGAGTCCACgcccctctctttctcatcaTCCAATCAGTGTTCAGGTGGGGATGGGAAGGAACTATTAGACAGGTGCCAGTGCTTGACTTGACTTAGGTGcaggtactcattttgggtgccaaTACTGTTCATATTTAGGTTCaagaactccacaatacttttgagttcatattctataagaggaacaggagctcaagcagtagaacatttgaggtgccggtgctcagctccggtgagctcctgcccaagtcaagcactggacAGGTCTATGGTCCACAGCCGAGGGGTTCACTCTGATCTTGGACACTCAGCAGGAGATCACCCCAAAGTGTGCTCCCCGTGTCCTCGCTGCTATTCCTCCCCTAGGACTCCCCCTCCAGACATCCCCAGCTCCTGGAGCTGGATTTGGATGGGATGTGGCCCCCCGGGGAGTCTCTCCTGGCCCATGGCAGAGCGGACCCCCACACGGTTCCTGGCTAACCGGGGACAGAAGGAGCGCAACAGGCAGCGCAGCTCCTGACGGAAGGCCTTGTTGAAGTAGAAGTAGATGAAGGGGTTGTAGATGTGGGAGCTCTTGGCGAACAGTGCGGGGAACACGAAGCCCCCAGGCGCCATGTACCTGTTGTCCTTGTGGAAGATGAAGAGGAAGGAGACAACGGCGTAGGGAGCCCAGGCCGTCACAAAGCCAAGGCTGATGCAGAAGAACATCTGAGGGGGACGACAGAGACATTATGTTGCGTCCAATATCTAGACCCAAATCCATACATTATTTGCTAAATTTAACATTTTACCCCcaaatggtagttacagtcttgtcccattgttGCAACTCCCATAcaaactcgggagaggcgaaggtcgagagccatgcgtcctccgaaacacaaccccgccaagcagccctgcttcttgacacactgctcacttaacccagaAGGACCAATGTTTTGGAGAAAACATTGTACAGCTGGCGACCAAAGTCAGTGTGCATGctcccggcctgccacaaggagttactagagcgcaatgggacaaggacatcccggccggccaaaccctcccctaacccagacgatgctgggccaattgtgcgtcgcctcatgGTTCTCCTGGTCACccccggctgcgacacagcctgggatcgaacccaggtctgtagtgacgcctctagcgctgcgatgcagcaCCTtacaccgctgcgccacttgggatgCCTAAATCCAACTATATCTCGTAAACTCTCATACAAAAACTGGTATCATTGGGTAGATTCAAATCTACAGTATGTACTAAGGCCAACTCTTTCAACATTAGAGTTGGCTTCTGTATATGGAGCTAATTCAAGCCTACCTAATGACACCACTAGTACTGACTTCTGTACTGACTTTACTGAGCAAAATGCAGCCCAAAAATGGCATACGTGCCCTGGGCTGCAttgacacaggcagcccaattcagatgTTTTTTAAAATCTGCTCTTTTGCCCATAATTGGGCTTTCTATTTTGTGTTGTGCTTTCTTATAACGTGTCCTTTTTTTGTGATACTTTCAACTCATCCCGTGGTATAAGCACATTCTTCACTGTTTTATACCACCTCAAATGAATGTCACTTTACTGAAGGTGTATGTGCACACTCTTTAAGGAAATATTACATGTTTATGACGCACGTCATTCATTTCAAGGTAATAATGTGACACAGAGGATAAATGACATAACACCCTGTTATAACAGCTGGTATGTAGACTCTTACATAGCATGTAATAACATATGACATAAGAGGTCATCCAGACTGTATAATGCCAGAGCATGCTGgtgcttttttggttactacatgtgttatttctagttttaatgtcttcactattattctacaatgtagaaaatagtacaaataaagaaaaacgtaTGCACTGTGACAGACAGTCCTCCACTAAGTCAGAGAGGTTCAGGCACATTGCCGTGGTTCCTCTTTCAGCAGGACAGAAAACCCTTCTCACCATGGAGAGACGTTTTTCGGCATGGCGCAGGTTGGTCCGGATCCCCCGGGCTGACAAGGCGTAGGTGAAATGATAGACTTTATAGAGGATCTGGATCTGGGACGTCACGATGAGCAGGACGGGCACCAGCATGAAACAAGAGAAGGAACAGATGACGTAGAAGGCGTCTTTAAAGGAGGTGTGGAAGCTGTGCCAGGCGATGGTACAGGACAGGCCGTAGGGCTCGGGGACGTACTCGCCCCAGCCGAACAAGGGGAAGGAGGACCAGACGGCGGCGATTAGCCACGAGGCACAGCACACCAGCCGGATGTTGGCACCATCCAGCCAGACTGCTGCAAGGAAAGAGACATCCCATCGCCTGGTTATATTCTTAAAGGGAAGGTGACATCTGGGATTGTCATTGTGTTTGGATGATTCTGTGATTAATCAGTGCTTGATGTGAACACACCAGTACTGAGTACCGCACCTCAAATTCTCTACTGCTTGAATACCTTGAATACCTGTCTTATAGAATATTGGCTTAAAAATATTGCAGTTATGGCACATAAATGTAAAGTCCATGGGAAAATAAGGCCATTTCTCCAAAAGAAATGCTATGTGGTCTCCATTGATCTGACACATAGATGGTAATTAGAGAACATCAATCGATCTCACAGGCTCCCGACTGGGATGAGAAGACTGACTGATGACTAACCTGTCCCGTGGCATTATTCCCCTCATCTCCTGTCCTAATCCACACCTGATCCCAGTACTCAGGGCTGAGCACCCTACTCGTCTCTTACAATTAACACAGGAGAGCGGAAAGCCCTGCTACTAGTTAattggagagacaaagagagagagggagagagaaagatagagaggtgtgtgtgagagtgagagagagagagaggtgcgagagagcgagagagagagatttatttttatgtaatctttatttaactaggcaagacagctaaaaacaaattcttattacaaCGATGGCCTACCACAgcaaaacccggacgacgctgggccaattgtgcgccgccgggccaattgtgtgccgccaagtgggacttccaatcacagctggatgtaAACCACGGACTGCAGTGAcacttcttgcactgagatgcagtgccttagactgctgtgccactcaggagccactGGGGatacagacggacggacggacggacggacggacggacggacggacagacagacagacagacagacagacagacagacagacagacagacacacacaaacacaaagtgAGAGCGAGACAGGAGACGCTCAAATCCAAATCGATCCTTAGCCCCCTCTCATAGGCCCTTCATTTAGTTTTCCAAGGTATTGTAGTATTACAGCACCTCCACCTTGCCCTGTGATAGGCTAGGTGGAATTGTGCCCATATTGTCTTTAATGTCTTTCAGATCAGAGCAAGGGACAGAACAGGGCAGGAGGCATCCTGTTATAGCCAACCTAGGGATGGTGAGTTGTTGTTGCTACAACAAGAGAGAGATCAAGtctgtataactaactataagTGTGTATGCAATACATTATAAATACAGCCTATAAACAGACCACAGAGAAAAAACTTACAGAGCTGTGATTTTCTGTTTACTGataatatcatcatcatcatcatcaacaacagtaGTGGTACTAGTGGTCGTCTTTGCAGATTTTAAGTTTGTCGTTGTTGATGTCTGTAAGCAGGACATTGCCCGCTTTGTAtgatgatgtcatattgtcatatATTATAATATGGTTACACTTTACTTGACATCCAGCGCCATAACACGTTATGACACGGTAATAACCATGTCACAATATGGCATAATAGCTGACataacctggttcagtctgctttccaccagacactgggagatgaattcacctttcagcaggacaataacctaaaacacaaggccaaatctacactggagttgcttagcaagaagacagtgaatgttcctgagtggcgaGTTACAGttggacttaaatctacttgaaaatctatggcaagacctgaaaatggttctctagcaatgatcaacaaccaatttgacacagCTTGAAGAATTGGtcaaataataatgggcaaatgtttcacaatccaggtgtggaaagctcttagagacttacccagaaagactcacagctgtaatcactgtcaaaggtgacTGTAACATTGACTCAGGAGGTTGAATacaaatcaagatatattagggttttatttttcatattttttgttTAACAAATGTTAGATTTTTCtttacactttgacattacagagtattttttgtagatcgttgacaaaaaatgacaaatcc
This region includes:
- the opn8c gene encoding opsin 8, group member c; this translates as MICLNLSERTDVCGNRTVSIFSSKLAPGADIGVGFTILSIVLLSVLGNGLVLVISYRRRKKMVGSELLCVNLAVVDFLCCICFYPLSILSSFNHAWLGHHVTCVYYGLGCYIFGLCGMFTIAAISVIRYLKTFYNLVYAVWLDGANIRLVCCASWLIAAVWSSFPLFGWGEYVPEPYGLSCTIAWHSFHTSFKDAFYVICSFSCFMLVPVLLIVTSQIQILYKVYHFTYALSARGIRTNLRHAEKRLSMMFFCISLGFVTAWAPYAVVSFLFIFHKDNRYMAPGGFVFPALFAKSSHIYNPFIYFYFNKAFRQELRCLLRSFCPRLARNRVGVRSAMGQERLPGGPHPIQIQLQELGMSGGGVLGEE